The following proteins are encoded in a genomic region of Sesamum indicum cultivar Zhongzhi No. 13 linkage group LG8, S_indicum_v1.0, whole genome shotgun sequence:
- the LOC110012415 gene encoding ribosome quality control complex subunit 2-like, with protein MLFKKGEASNPQPISVATDLDGINIISNEEAEEVDSDEFEALRYTMDNNSTKIRDEEQDEEEELEEIESEEDEQDEEDHDFSDKLLGIESSHVGEDKQRTSSNSLLRAPDLHTEVDETLPLRSGNDPIIGEPSDDVTSQNQLREPNRGSQVPENHDQRLKEDYISILGGSNESTEHSFDMQSWCEVTGGPSKEWIYGFRRS; from the exons ATGCTTTTCAAGAAGGGCGAGGCTTCAAATCCACAACCTATCTCTGTGGCAACTGATCTTGATGGGATCAACATTATTTCGAATGAAGAGGCAGAAGAAGTAGATTCGGATGAGTTTGAAGCACTCCGATATACCATGGACAACAATTCAACTAAGATAAGAGATGAAGAACaggatgaagaagaagagcttGAAGAAATTGAATCAGAAGAAGACGAGCAAGATGAAGAGGATCATGATTTTAGTGATA AGTTGTTAGGAATTGAATCATCTCATGTTGGGGAAGACAAACAAAGAACTTCTTCAAATTCTTTGCTGAGAGCACCTGACCTTCACACAGAG GTTGATGAGACGTTACCATTAAGGTCGGGGAATGACCCTATTATTGGAGAGCCAAGTGATGATGTCACTTCACAAAATCAACTCAGAGAACCTAACCGAGGATCACAGGTTCCAGAAAATCATGATCAAAGGTTAAAG GAAGATTATATTTCAATACTAGGTGGTAGTAACGAATCCACTGAGCATTCATTTGACATGCAGTCATGGTGTGAAGTAACTGGAGGGCCATCTAAAGAATGGATATATGGATTTAGGCGTAGTTAA